Proteins encoded within one genomic window of Solibaculum mannosilyticum:
- a CDS encoding discoidin domain-containing protein, translating into MKLKKLTALVLSLALIMGIFAVSVTAAGSVQSVQLDQSTITLDVGEVGLLKATVTPGDNTTDKVNFTSTDPSVTIGDVVYNDATGETTLAITGDHAGTATIIAISEDGFKTATCAVTVKEKIGEGEVVNHTLKGGTATASDTTSPVAEQPSKAFDNKRDTKWLVFNDKAWIQFQFNDGNRYVVNHYALVSANDDPIRDPVDWEFLGSNDGINWDVLDTQSDQAFEGRKLKRIFEIDNTQAYEYYRLNITRNNTDSRIQLAEIQLLEYGEDKSWALGPFEKLDENNPILTPNSEDSFIDPVTGNEVFWSEKALYNPAAVVKDGVVNVLYRSQNNALTSHVGLATSTDGITFDHLSTPVLYPDNDDMLVYEKNGGCEDPRVVKGEDGTYIMTYTAYDKSLPRLAVATSTDLVNWTKQGLAFNDAYDGKYKNTHSKSGSIICDLVGEELIAKKIDGKYWMYWGESDLFMATSDDLIHWTPVQDESGNLLSVMKPRKGSFDSYLVEPGPPAIYTENGILLIYNCANDDPNNGGDPMLPNRAYCPGQALFDAADPTQLVDRTNTYFMYPEKDYELEGLVNNVCFVEGLVYFQDAWYLYYGTADSRLAVAKFDPDSVVPVSKDSLNAAIEDAGNLNGNLFTEESMNLLSTVLNWVQTVSEDENATQAEVDEALALLNNARDSMVMVGTVTASTDKEYYDVNEPITITVRTPINISGLRLKNENDRYVTVNKVKSVLRDDVKEWTIVTSVGSKGLGRTLSIWMSDLESHTWVDSGASVTFDCGYQAPSVTPTLLSASLTDEGPFVVNEEFSLTVTTSTGVDKLYLKNERGGYLTNTATYEDEGDIRTWTVTLWVGSAGSREMFISGRSTDGSVLDQELTLRFDVTKS; encoded by the coding sequence ATGAAACTGAAGAAGTTGACGGCTCTGGTCCTGAGTCTGGCTTTGATCATGGGAATCTTCGCTGTATCGGTTACAGCCGCTGGTTCTGTACAAAGCGTCCAGTTGGATCAGAGTACCATTACCCTGGACGTCGGGGAAGTCGGGCTGCTCAAAGCCACTGTCACCCCTGGCGACAACACCACGGATAAAGTGAATTTTACTTCCACAGATCCGTCGGTTACCATCGGCGATGTGGTCTATAATGACGCCACCGGCGAAACCACCTTGGCCATCACCGGCGACCATGCTGGTACGGCTACCATCATTGCGATTTCAGAAGACGGCTTTAAAACCGCTACCTGTGCCGTCACCGTCAAGGAAAAAATAGGTGAAGGCGAGGTTGTAAACCACACCCTCAAGGGCGGTACTGCCACTGCCAGCGACACCACTTCCCCTGTTGCAGAACAGCCCAGCAAGGCTTTCGATAACAAGCGGGATACAAAATGGCTGGTATTTAACGACAAAGCTTGGATCCAATTCCAGTTTAACGACGGCAACCGCTATGTCGTCAACCATTACGCCTTGGTATCTGCCAACGACGACCCCATCCGCGACCCTGTGGACTGGGAATTCCTCGGTTCCAACGACGGCATCAACTGGGATGTTCTGGATACCCAGTCCGATCAAGCTTTTGAGGGACGTAAACTCAAGAGAATTTTTGAAATCGACAACACCCAGGCTTATGAATACTATCGCCTCAACATCACCCGCAACAATACCGATTCCCGTATTCAGCTGGCTGAAATCCAGCTGCTGGAATATGGCGAAGATAAATCCTGGGCTCTCGGACCTTTCGAGAAGTTGGATGAGAACAATCCTATCTTGACCCCCAACAGCGAGGATTCCTTTATTGATCCGGTCACCGGCAATGAAGTTTTCTGGTCGGAAAAAGCCCTCTATAATCCTGCCGCTGTGGTGAAGGATGGCGTAGTCAATGTCCTGTACCGCTCCCAGAACAACGCTTTGACCTCTCATGTAGGCCTGGCCACCTCCACCGACGGCATTACCTTCGACCATCTCAGCACGCCTGTCCTGTATCCCGACAACGACGACATGCTGGTCTATGAAAAGAACGGCGGTTGTGAGGATCCCCGCGTCGTCAAGGGCGAGGACGGCACTTACATTATGACCTATACCGCTTATGACAAGAGTCTTCCGCGTCTGGCTGTGGCTACCTCCACCGACCTGGTCAACTGGACCAAACAGGGACTGGCCTTTAACGACGCCTACGACGGCAAGTACAAGAATACCCACTCCAAATCCGGCTCCATCATTTGCGACCTGGTCGGTGAAGAACTGATTGCAAAAAAGATCGACGGTAAATATTGGATGTACTGGGGCGAAAGCGACCTGTTTATGGCCACTTCCGACGACCTGATTCACTGGACACCTGTGCAAGATGAAAGCGGAAATTTGCTATCGGTTATGAAACCCCGCAAAGGTTCCTTCGACAGCTATCTGGTCGAACCCGGCCCTCCCGCCATCTATACGGAAAACGGCATTCTGTTGATCTACAACTGCGCCAATGACGATCCTAACAACGGCGGCGATCCCATGCTTCCCAACCGGGCCTATTGCCCTGGCCAGGCTCTGTTTGATGCAGCCGATCCCACTCAGCTGGTAGACCGCACCAATACCTACTTTATGTACCCTGAAAAGGACTATGAACTGGAAGGCTTAGTCAACAACGTCTGCTTCGTGGAAGGCCTTGTGTACTTCCAGGACGCCTGGTACCTCTACTATGGTACGGCTGATTCCCGTCTGGCTGTGGCAAAATTTGATCCTGATTCAGTCGTCCCCGTCAGCAAAGACTCTCTCAACGCCGCTATTGAAGATGCCGGCAATCTGAACGGCAACCTCTTTACGGAAGAAAGTATGAATCTTTTGTCCACCGTCCTGAACTGGGTACAGACCGTCTCGGAAGACGAGAATGCAACCCAGGCTGAAGTGGACGAAGCTTTAGCCCTGCTCAACAATGCACGTGATTCCATGGTCATGGTGGGAACGGTTACCGCTTCCACTGATAAGGAATATTACGATGTAAATGAGCCTATCACCATCACGGTCCGCACCCCTATCAATATCTCCGGCCTGCGCCTGAAAAACGAAAACGATCGTTATGTCACTGTAAACAAGGTCAAGAGCGTCCTTCGCGACGACGTCAAAGAATGGACCATTGTGACCTCTGTAGGCTCTAAGGGCCTTGGCCGTACTCTCAGCATCTGGATGTCCGATCTTGAGTCCCACACTTGGGTGGATTCCGGAGCCTCGGTAACATTTGACTGCGGCTATCAGGCTCCCTCTGTGACTCCGACGCTGCTTTCGGCCTCCCTGACCGATGAAGGACCCTTTGTGGTCAATGAAGAGTTTTCTCTCACGGTAACCACTTCCACCGGCGTGGACAAGCTCTATCTCAAGAATGAGCGTGGCGGTTACCTGACCAACACTGCCACCTATGAGGATGAAGGCGATATCCGCACCTGGACCGTTACCTTGTGGGTAGGCAGCGCCGGCAGCCGTGAGATGTTTATCAGCGGCAGATCTACGGATGGTTCCGTCTTAGACCAGGAACTGACTCTGCGGTTTGATGTGACCAAATCATAA
- a CDS encoding ROK family protein codes for MKRVGVDIGGTQLRCAIFDQDGNILEKFKIRNDRSLSAKENLDRLIAFINQRNEEFQFHTIGIGCPGPLNLRLGKILNPPNLNEDWCNLEIVKYFEEKTGIKTFLNGDGKLAGLAEATLGAGKGYESVFYITISTGVGGAYIYRGEIMTGANAMAGEVYNLMVCDDPYHRKNALPGSTNENCSGSALERMALERYGHPVSCKDLFQLYYQGDPIAVELVEQKFILGMARAIGNISCIVDPDIFVLGGSIANKEPIVFDKLCEKAKEFVPFPQFLRIRHAQFEDDAGLIGAALLEN; via the coding sequence ATGAAAAGAGTAGGCGTCGACATCGGCGGCACCCAGCTGCGGTGCGCCATCTTCGATCAGGACGGAAACATTCTGGAAAAATTCAAGATCCGAAATGACCGTTCCCTTTCGGCCAAAGAAAATCTGGATCGGCTGATCGCATTTATCAACCAGCGCAATGAGGAGTTTCAATTTCACACCATCGGCATCGGATGTCCCGGCCCTCTCAACCTCCGCTTAGGTAAAATTCTCAATCCCCCCAACCTCAACGAGGATTGGTGTAATCTTGAGATCGTCAAATACTTTGAGGAAAAAACCGGCATCAAAACCTTCCTCAACGGCGACGGCAAGCTAGCTGGACTGGCAGAAGCCACCTTAGGGGCGGGCAAAGGATACGAAAGCGTCTTTTACATCACCATTTCCACCGGCGTAGGCGGAGCCTATATCTACCGGGGCGAGATTATGACCGGCGCCAACGCCATGGCCGGCGAGGTATATAATCTGATGGTGTGCGACGATCCCTATCACCGCAAAAATGCCCTTCCCGGCTCCACCAATGAAAATTGCAGCGGTTCGGCCTTGGAACGCATGGCTTTGGAACGGTATGGCCATCCTGTCAGCTGCAAGGATTTGTTCCAGCTTTACTACCAAGGGGATCCCATCGCGGTAGAACTGGTGGAACAAAAATTCATCCTGGGAATGGCCCGAGCCATCGGCAATATCTCCTGTATCGTGGATCCCGATATCTTTGTCCTCGGCGGCTCCATCGCCAACAAGGAACCCATTGTGTTCGATAAACTGTGTGAGAAGGCAAAAGAATTCGTCCCCTTCCCCCAATTCCTGCGCATCCGTCACGCCCAGTTCGAGGACGACGCCGGCCTCATCGGCGCCGCTCTGCTTGAAAATTAA
- a CDS encoding fructose-6-phosphate aldolase, with protein sequence MEFLFDSANLEAIRTYSQCFPITGVTSNPSIIKAEGKIDFYKHFKAIREVIGFDKTLHIQVLAETCEEILKEAELILQHVDDKVFIKIPTTEEGLKAMRALKDKGVGVTATAIYSKIQGFMAIAAGADYIAPYFNRMENLDIDPRDVIAAFAEMIARTGSHTKILAASFKNVAQVNDAFLAGAHTATVQPSLLHDAFSMAAIKKAVDDFSRDWKDTFGGISFADLVK encoded by the coding sequence ATGGAATTTCTTTTCGACAGCGCCAATCTAGAGGCCATCCGCACCTACAGCCAATGTTTTCCCATCACCGGCGTCACCAGCAATCCCAGCATTATCAAGGCCGAGGGGAAAATCGACTTCTACAAGCATTTCAAAGCCATCCGGGAGGTCATCGGCTTTGATAAGACCTTGCACATCCAGGTTCTGGCCGAGACTTGTGAGGAGATCCTGAAGGAAGCAGAGCTCATCCTCCAACACGTGGATGACAAGGTATTCATCAAGATCCCCACCACCGAAGAGGGGCTCAAGGCCATGCGGGCCCTGAAAGACAAAGGTGTTGGCGTCACCGCCACCGCCATTTATTCCAAGATCCAGGGTTTTATGGCCATTGCCGCCGGCGCCGACTACATTGCCCCCTATTTTAACCGCATGGAAAATCTGGACATTGATCCCCGTGACGTCATCGCCGCCTTTGCCGAGATGATCGCCCGCACTGGTTCCCACACCAAGATCTTAGCCGCCAGCTTCAAGAACGTCGCTCAAGTAAACGACGCTTTTCTGGCCGGCGCCCATACCGCTACCGTCCAGCCTTCTCTGCTCCACGACGCCTTCTCCATGGCCGCCATCAAAAAGGCGGTGGACGATTTCTCCCGCGACTGGAAAGATACCTTTGGCGGCATCTCATTTGCCGATCTCGTAAAATAA
- a CDS encoding glycyl-radical enzyme activating protein produces the protein MNQPKGNVFDIRRFSTHDGDGIRTTIFLKGCPLRCVWCQNPEGIDVRRHVVYFDTRCIGCLSCVHQCQNGAVSLEDGKITLHRDIPNDWDATIDTCPTGALAYDCRQMTVEQAVNELKRDLPFFRHGGGVTLSGGEPFSQQDFALELLKALEKEGIHTAVESALCIPSSVLLQALPFIDTLFADCKVLDPELHRRFTGVDNSLIRRNLSLVLQSAYRDRVVVRTPLIPEYTATIENVEAIGRFLSGLYPDVTYELLNYNPLAEAKYKHVDWDYCFTQNPRKFSPQQMQDFAAAARRGGVQNVLIES, from the coding sequence TTGAACCAACCGAAAGGAAACGTGTTTGATATTCGCCGCTTCTCTACCCATGACGGTGACGGCATCCGCACCACCATCTTTCTCAAGGGATGTCCCTTGCGGTGCGTCTGGTGCCAGAATCCCGAGGGCATCGACGTAAGGCGGCATGTGGTATATTTTGATACGCGCTGCATCGGCTGTCTCAGCTGTGTGCATCAGTGTCAAAATGGGGCGGTGTCCCTGGAGGACGGCAAAATCACTCTTCACAGGGATATTCCCAACGACTGGGATGCCACGATCGATACCTGTCCTACCGGCGCTTTGGCCTACGATTGCAGGCAGATGACGGTGGAACAGGCGGTAAACGAGCTCAAACGGGATCTTCCCTTTTTCCGTCACGGCGGCGGGGTGACCTTGTCGGGCGGAGAGCCCTTTTCCCAACAGGATTTCGCATTGGAGCTCCTCAAGGCCCTCGAGAAAGAAGGCATCCACACGGCTGTGGAATCCGCCCTCTGTATCCCCAGCTCAGTTTTGCTTCAGGCGTTACCCTTTATCGATACCCTGTTTGCCGACTGCAAAGTGTTGGATCCAGAGCTCCATCGTCGTTTTACCGGGGTGGACAATTCTCTTATCAGGCGCAATCTCTCCTTGGTACTCCAGTCGGCCTATCGGGACAGAGTGGTGGTACGTACCCCTCTCATCCCTGAATACACTGCCACAATTGAGAATGTAGAGGCCATCGGACGATTCCTCAGCGGCTTGTATCCAGACGTCACCTATGAGCTTCTCAACTACAACCCGCTGGCCGAAGCGAAATACAAGCATGTGGATTGGGATTATTGCTTCACTCAAAACCCTCGTAAATTTTCCCCACAGCAGATGCAGGACTTCGCCGCCGCAGCCCGGCGGGGAGGCGTTCAAAATGTACTCATCGAATCATAA
- a CDS encoding DeoR/GlpR family DNA-binding transcription regulator: MEERQEQIVVLLNRHGKVLVKELSEQFNVTEDCIRKDLAALEKKGLLKRTYGGAVSPRSNTHIFEVKGRKSENVAAKRAIAAKAVQLIHENDMVFLDISTTSLEIAKLILAENKTITVVTNMAEIIHFFSRRCNVQLISVGGVLDNGRDGFIGSMSIETISKFKYDLCFLGVVGVNVFHNEAATYDVTDGMTKSAILHASRRSYLLCENRKFQMDGNYNYATLDAFSGIITESPPSHEISEALKELDVEIL, translated from the coding sequence ATGGAAGAACGGCAGGAGCAGATTGTTGTCCTTCTGAACCGGCATGGAAAGGTTCTGGTTAAGGAACTAAGTGAACAATTCAATGTAACGGAGGACTGCATTCGTAAAGATCTAGCTGCTCTTGAGAAAAAAGGACTTCTGAAAAGGACCTATGGGGGTGCTGTATCCCCCCGTTCCAACACCCATATCTTTGAGGTCAAGGGACGCAAGTCGGAAAACGTGGCGGCCAAACGCGCCATTGCCGCTAAGGCGGTCCAGCTGATTCATGAAAATGATATGGTATTTTTGGATATCTCCACCACCAGTTTGGAGATCGCTAAACTCATCTTGGCGGAGAATAAAACTATAACGGTGGTTACCAACATGGCGGAGATCATCCACTTTTTTTCCCGCCGCTGTAATGTACAGCTGATCTCAGTGGGCGGTGTGTTGGACAACGGTAGGGATGGTTTTATCGGCAGTATGAGCATTGAGACCATCTCAAAGTTTAAATATGATCTCTGTTTTTTGGGCGTAGTGGGAGTCAATGTGTTTCACAATGAGGCCGCTACTTATGACGTCACCGACGGTATGACCAAAAGTGCAATCTTGCATGCCAGCCGTCGTTCTTATCTCCTGTGTGAAAACCGGAAATTCCAGATGGACGGCAATTACAATTACGCTACTTTAGACGCTTTTTCCGGCATTATTACAGAGTCCCCCCCCTCCCATGAGATTTCGGAGGCGCTTAAGGAATTGGATGTGGAAATTCTTTAA
- a CDS encoding glycyl radical protein: MRNLTMMPRISVLKDKMLSQPRYASIEQALLITETYKQNEEKPAILKRALALKNALLHLEIGAEEEELIVGNRTKGVRYGVVFPESGSSWVDREFETLPTRPQDKFQVREEDILRFREDIKPYWQGRSLEDVIRKRYGKEIDEISSVVKINQKDHAQGHICPDCAKWLQLGPAGLRQDALDRMKDASGEKRDFYESVAIVMEGVQGFLMRYHDLILSMIPNAKEENRASMQVVAHNCAFLASNPPKTFHQAVQSLWILFVVLHMESNASSFSPGRLDEFLYPFYRRDVDEGCLDDQQALEILECLWLKFNEIVYLRNRNSAKFFAGFPIGFNIAIGGQDAHGNDFSNELSFLCLKAQEHLGLPQPNLSVRLHKHTSDALLKQSIRVVAKGSGMPQFFNDEAVVHALEDLGISHKDALDYAIVGCVELTTQGNNLGWSDAAMFNLNKALEVTLTGGKCLLTGKQIAPDFGSLTQYETFDQLEAAFAKQIDYFMERMILACEQVEQAHMDILPSPFLSSVIDDCMERGMDVTRGGAVYNLSGIQMIQVANLADSLAALKQLVFDEKKVSKEQLLHALETNFKGDEVLRNRLLYKAPKYGNDIAWVDELGAKWARYFNHKLSLHHNYRGGPYHTGMYTVSAHVPMGEMVGASPDGRFAGQPLADGGMSPVYGRDISGPTAVLQSVSSLDNVLTTNGGLLNMKFLPEFFSTETGIDKFAKFLRTFVDLKIPHIQFNVVRREDLIAAQKNPEQYRSLTVRVAGYTAYFTELAGELQNEIIARTSYSDI, encoded by the coding sequence ATGCGCAACCTGACCATGATGCCCAGAATTTCCGTCTTGAAAGATAAAATGTTGTCCCAGCCCCGGTATGCCTCCATTGAACAGGCCCTATTAATCACAGAAACCTATAAACAAAATGAGGAGAAACCAGCCATTCTAAAGCGGGCTTTGGCCCTCAAAAATGCGCTTCTGCATCTTGAAATCGGCGCAGAGGAAGAGGAGTTAATCGTCGGCAACCGCACCAAGGGCGTACGGTACGGTGTTGTGTTCCCGGAAAGCGGCAGCTCCTGGGTGGACCGTGAGTTTGAAACGTTGCCTACCCGTCCTCAGGATAAGTTCCAGGTTCGTGAAGAGGATATCCTCCGTTTCCGTGAGGACATCAAACCTTATTGGCAAGGACGTTCTTTGGAAGACGTCATCCGCAAACGCTACGGCAAAGAAATCGATGAGATCAGCAGCGTGGTCAAAATCAATCAGAAGGACCATGCCCAAGGTCATATTTGTCCCGACTGCGCCAAATGGCTCCAACTGGGTCCTGCCGGACTGCGCCAGGATGCGCTGGATCGTATGAAAGACGCCAGCGGTGAAAAACGGGACTTCTATGAAAGCGTCGCTATCGTGATGGAAGGCGTTCAAGGGTTTCTGATGCGCTATCACGATCTAATCCTCTCCATGATCCCAAACGCCAAAGAGGAAAACCGCGCCAGTATGCAGGTGGTGGCCCATAACTGTGCCTTCTTAGCAAGCAATCCTCCTAAAACATTCCATCAGGCGGTGCAGTCGCTTTGGATCCTGTTTGTAGTGCTGCATATGGAATCCAACGCTTCCTCCTTCTCTCCCGGACGTCTGGATGAATTCCTCTACCCCTTCTACCGCAGGGACGTGGATGAAGGGTGTCTGGACGATCAGCAAGCTCTGGAGATCCTGGAATGTCTGTGGCTTAAATTCAACGAGATCGTGTATCTCCGCAACCGCAACAGCGCCAAGTTCTTTGCCGGATTCCCCATCGGCTTTAACATCGCCATCGGCGGCCAGGATGCCCACGGCAATGATTTTTCCAATGAGCTCTCCTTCCTGTGTCTCAAGGCCCAGGAGCATCTAGGGCTCCCCCAGCCCAATTTAAGCGTCCGGCTGCACAAGCACACTTCAGATGCACTCCTCAAACAAAGCATCCGGGTGGTGGCAAAGGGAAGCGGTATGCCCCAGTTCTTCAATGACGAGGCCGTTGTGCATGCTTTGGAAGACTTGGGGATCTCCCACAAGGACGCTCTGGATTACGCCATTGTCGGATGTGTAGAATTGACCACTCAGGGCAATAATCTGGGTTGGAGCGACGCGGCCATGTTTAATCTAAACAAGGCTTTGGAAGTGACGCTGACCGGCGGAAAATGCCTCTTGACCGGCAAGCAGATCGCTCCCGATTTCGGCAGCCTTACGCAATACGAAACCTTTGATCAGCTGGAAGCGGCCTTTGCCAAACAGATCGACTATTTTATGGAGCGCATGATTCTGGCATGTGAGCAGGTGGAACAAGCCCATATGGATATCCTGCCTTCGCCTTTCCTGTCATCGGTCATCGACGACTGCATGGAACGCGGCATGGACGTCACCCGCGGAGGCGCTGTGTATAACCTGTCCGGCATCCAGATGATCCAGGTGGCCAATCTGGCCGACAGCCTGGCCGCTTTAAAGCAGCTGGTATTTGACGAGAAAAAGGTATCCAAAGAACAGCTGCTCCACGCCCTCGAAACCAATTTCAAAGGCGATGAGGTATTGCGCAACCGTCTTCTTTACAAAGCTCCCAAATACGGCAACGACATCGCCTGGGTAGATGAGCTGGGTGCCAAATGGGCCCGGTATTTCAATCACAAGCTGAGCCTGCATCACAATTACCGGGGCGGCCCTTATCATACGGGAATGTACACTGTATCGGCCCACGTGCCCATGGGCGAAATGGTAGGTGCTTCCCCAGACGGCCGTTTTGCCGGCCAGCCCTTGGCCGACGGCGGCATGTCCCCTGTCTATGGCCGGGATATCAGCGGCCCCACTGCAGTGCTTCAGTCGGTGTCTTCCTTGGACAACGTTTTGACCACCAACGGCGGTCTGCTTAACATGAAGTTCCTGCCGGAATTTTTCTCCACGGAAACCGGTATCGATAAATTCGCCAAGTTCCTGCGCACCTTTGTGGATCTCAAGATCCCACACATTCAGTTTAACGTCGTGCGCCGTGAAGATCTCATCGCCGCCCAAAAGAATCCGGAACAATACCGGAGTCTTACCGTCCGAGTGGCGGGCTACACCGCCTACTTCACGGAATTGGCCGGTGAACTGCAAAATGAGATCATCGCCCGCACGAGCTACAGCGATATTTAA
- a CDS encoding discoidin domain-containing protein: MKKAKRPLALLLSAAMLLSIPMFSTSAADLSQVNPGAAATAEAIASSMVQSVNLDKTELTLYTEKTATISATVSPDDVENKRVHFTSTTPAVTVVSESYDEETGVSTATLMGTEAAEGTIIAISENGYKTATCTVNVQKSVGENEFVIRSLEGGIITSNAVNPPAKEQPEMAFDNKRDTKFLSFSTSVWLQFQFKDGHRYPINQYAIVSAQNDHGRDPKDWDLLASNDGEHWVTLDSRRGETFEGDKLRRLFQFDNTEAYEYYRLDILSNNGDVTTQLTEFQLYECGAYPSWALGPFEKVDEYNPILTPSDEPVFHDPVTDSEVHWQEGHLYNPGAIVKDGVVNVLFRAQDDPLVSRVGLATSTDGLNFERYDSPILYPDNDFMYDIPGGGEDGGCEDPRVVKREDGTYVMTYTSYSRSKGKATLSVATSTDLINWTKHGPALVDYEENYQDLWTKSGSIVCDLVGEEMIARKIDGKYWMYFNEHPLYAATSDDLIHWEVVVDGNGNPQPIMTKRAGMYDSRIVEPGPPAIYTEYGILLIYNGANENPNGSGDPMVVHNAYLPGMALFDPDDPTKLITRMAQAFMYPEKDYELEGLVNNVCFVEGLVYYQGTWYLYYGTADSRLAVATYTPDPVDKTGLDEAIQSVDSLDLSGFTQESVDLLNEQLQTSREVYASAMYNQEQVDEFTEALQQAVRDLEPKPVEVKPVVADKDHYDVNETITLTVTTSLDVRQLALSNENGKGLGMQIPSSSIVGDKKVWTVTACLGTAGASRTITVNGRGSDGIFSPIGQVTISIGDVAPPASGPAEVYSAKILSDTAKVNEDFTVEVKTNLNTTKLSVRNERDRAISFTVDNCVDEGDVRTYTITMQVGSTGFRLFSFLGANSDKEWCDVSVESSITITK, translated from the coding sequence ATGAAAAAAGCAAAACGGCCGCTTGCCTTGCTTCTTTCTGCGGCGATGCTGTTGAGCATTCCTATGTTCAGCACAAGTGCTGCTGATCTTTCTCAGGTAAATCCGGGTGCCGCTGCCACGGCCGAGGCCATTGCCTCCTCGATGGTACAGAGCGTCAATCTGGACAAAACTGAACTCACCCTTTATACCGAAAAAACCGCTACCATCTCGGCTACCGTTTCCCCGGACGATGTGGAAAACAAGCGGGTCCATTTTACTTCCACGACTCCAGCTGTCACGGTTGTATCGGAATCTTATGATGAAGAGACCGGCGTTTCTACCGCTACCCTTATGGGTACGGAAGCGGCCGAGGGCACTATCATCGCCATTTCAGAAAATGGATACAAGACCGCTACCTGTACCGTCAATGTCCAGAAATCGGTTGGGGAAAATGAATTTGTCATCCGCAGCTTAGAGGGCGGTATCATCACCTCCAACGCCGTCAATCCCCCTGCCAAAGAGCAACCGGAGATGGCCTTTGACAATAAGCGGGATACCAAATTCCTTTCCTTCTCCACCAGCGTGTGGCTGCAATTCCAATTCAAGGACGGCCACCGCTATCCCATCAACCAGTACGCCATTGTCAGCGCACAGAACGACCATGGCCGCGACCCCAAAGATTGGGACCTCCTGGCCTCCAACGACGGCGAACACTGGGTAACCCTGGATTCCCGCAGGGGCGAGACCTTTGAGGGCGATAAGCTCCGCCGTCTCTTCCAATTTGACAATACCGAGGCTTACGAGTATTATCGCCTGGACATCCTTTCCAACAACGGCGACGTTACTACCCAGCTGACTGAATTCCAGCTTTACGAGTGCGGCGCTTATCCCTCCTGGGCACTAGGACCCTTTGAGAAAGTGGATGAATACAACCCCATTTTGACTCCTTCGGACGAGCCGGTATTCCACGACCCGGTCACCGATTCTGAAGTCCATTGGCAGGAAGGGCATCTCTACAATCCCGGCGCTATTGTGAAGGACGGCGTTGTGAACGTCCTATTCCGCGCCCAAGATGATCCCCTGGTTTCCCGCGTCGGCCTAGCCACCTCCACCGACGGCCTCAACTTTGAGCGTTATGACAGCCCCATCCTGTACCCGGACAACGATTTTATGTATGACATCCCCGGCGGCGGCGAGGATGGCGGTTGTGAAGATCCCCGTGTGGTCAAACGCGAGGATGGCACTTATGTCATGACCTATACCTCTTATAGCCGTTCCAAAGGCAAAGCGACCCTGTCAGTGGCCACCTCCACCGACCTCATCAACTGGACCAAACACGGTCCCGCCCTGGTGGACTACGAGGAGAACTACCAGGATCTGTGGACAAAATCCGGTTCCATCGTCTGCGACCTGGTGGGCGAAGAGATGATCGCCCGCAAAATCGACGGCAAATACTGGATGTACTTTAACGAGCATCCTCTTTATGCCGCCACTTCCGACGATCTGATCCATTGGGAAGTCGTCGTAGACGGCAATGGCAATCCCCAGCCCATCATGACCAAGCGTGCCGGTATGTATGACAGCCGCATCGTAGAACCCGGCCCCCCCGCTATCTACACCGAGTATGGCATTCTCTTGATCTACAACGGCGCCAATGAAAACCCCAACGGCTCTGGTGATCCCATGGTGGTTCACAACGCCTATCTGCCCGGTATGGCTTTGTTTGACCCCGACGACCCCACCAAGCTCATTACCCGCATGGCTCAAGCCTTTATGTATCCGGAAAAAGATTATGAACTGGAAGGCCTTGTTAACAACGTCTGTTTCGTAGAAGGCCTGGTCTATTATCAGGGAACCTGGTATCTCTACTATGGTACGGCTGATTCCCGTCTGGCTGTTGCCACTTATACCCCCGATCCGGTGGATAAAACCGGTTTGGATGAAGCCATTCAGTCGGTTGATTCCCTCGATCTATCCGGGTTCACACAGGAGAGCGTGGATCTCCTCAATGAACAGCTTCAGACTTCCCGCGAAGTGTATGCCAGCGCCATGTACAATCAGGAGCAGGTGGATGAATTCACCGAAGCCCTGCAGCAGGCTGTGAGGGATCTGGAACCCAAGCCTGTGGAAGTGAAACCTGTCGTAGCTGACAAGGATCATTATGATGTCAACGAGACCATTACACTGACAGTTACCACCTCCTTAGACGTCCGTCAACTGGCCCTGAGCAACGAGAACGGCAAGGGTCTGGGAATGCAGATTCCCTCCAGCTCTATCGTGGGCGACAAAAAGGTTTGGACTGTTACCGCCTGTTTGGGCACTGCCGGTGCATCCCGCACCATTACTGTCAATGGCCGCGGCAGCGACGGCATCTTCTCCCCCATCGGTCAGGTGACCATCTCCATCGGCGATGTGGCGCCTCCGGCCAGCGGACCTGCTGAAGTTTATTCGGCCAAGATTCTCAGCGATACCGCCAAAGTTAATGAGGACTTTACCGTCGAAGTAAAGACCAATCTCAACACCACAAAATTGTCTGTCAGAAACGAAAGAGACCGCGCTATCAGTTTTACTGTGGATAATTGTGTGGACGAAGGCGATGTCAGAACCTACACCATCACCATGCAGGTCGGTTCTACTGGCTTCCGCCTCTTCTCCTTCCTGGGCGCCAACAGCGACAAGGAATGGTGTGACGTCAGCGTAGAAAGTTCTATTACCATCACCAAATAA